A stretch of Chiloscyllium plagiosum isolate BGI_BamShark_2017 chromosome 6, ASM401019v2, whole genome shotgun sequence DNA encodes these proteins:
- the LOC122550759 gene encoding protein shisa-2-like — protein MGLMMRSCRVLPGWHLLLAAAFLVAPVPVNASGEYCHGWLDSQGSWHQGFQCPERFDSGSATICCGSCSLRYCCSSTEARLDQGHCHNDQPAVSSGDAAGGEGRDSANSSAVPIYVPFLIVGSVFVAFVIVGSFVAICCCRCLKPKQEPQQSRTPTENRLMETIPMISSSGNPRGSSSRQSSTAASSSSSANSGARAPPLRTQTNCCLPTEGTMNNIYLNMPPNFSVMNCQQAPQIMPHQAQFLHPQYLSYAVQHDSLAMTPTPPYIDGLQNGFRQMQTPFPHVSGNTEQMMYTTVTV, from the exons ATGGGTTTGATGATGAGAAGCTGCAGGGTGCTCCCGGGTTGGCACCTTCTGCTCGCCGCTGCTTTCTTAGTGGCCCCGGTTCCGGTCAATGCCAGCGGAGAGTATTGCCACGGCTGGCTGGACTCTCAGGGGAGCTGGCACCAAGGGTTCCAGTGTCCCGAGCGCTTCGACTCAGGCTCGGCCACCATCTGCTGCGGCTCCTGCTCCCTGCGCTACTGCTGCTCCAGTACTGAGGCCAGACTCGACCAGGGTCACTGTCACAACGACCAACCGGCGGTGAGCAGCGGCGATGCGGCCGGCGGCGAGGGCAGGGACAGTGCTAACTCCTCAGCAG TGCCAATCTACGTGCCTTTCCTCATTGTTGGTTCTGTATTTGTGGCCTTTGTCATCGTGGGCTCATTTGTGGCAATCTGCTGCTGCAGGTGCCTCAAGCCTAAACAGGAACCACAACAGAGCAGAACCCCAACGGAAAACCGCCTCATGGAAACGATCCCGATGATTTCAAGTTCTGGCAATCCCAGGGGATCCTCGTCCAGACAATCCAGCACTGCTGCCAGCTCTAGCTCCAGTGCCAACTCAGGGGCCAGGGCCCCTCCTCTAAGAACACAGACAAACTGCTGTCTGCCAACAGAAGGGACAATGAATAATATATACTTGAATATGCCACCTAATTTCTCGGTGATGAACTGCCAGCAAGCTCCACAGATTATGCCTCATCAGGCTCAGTTTTTACACCCTCAGTATTTGAGTTATGCTGTGCAACATGATTCTTTGGCAATGACCCCTACTCCTCCCTACATAGATGGACTGCAGAATGGTTTCCGACAAATGCAGACCCCATTCCCTCATGTTAGTGGGAATACTGAACAGATGATGTATACAACAGTAACTGTTTAA